One window from the genome of Bacteroidales bacterium encodes:
- a CDS encoding choice-of-anchor D domain-containing protein — MKKNLLIATIPVIAILMGFSRLSAQHENHSKDWSIVATYNLTGKVSGLAWDGQYIYYGIYGVNGDKVYRFDPATGQANLLFSNPLIGDSYGMTYDGEFLWIIDQPSGSSNPALAKKLGWDGTILTTITLPDHYMSGIAYDDGDFWVCTYYPDPGKVYKVTDQGTVLSQFVPPSNQPWDACLQDEFLWIADYNAYTLCKVDTTSGQVIECHDAENQRPAGIVYDGQYLWYADGPTGGPSVLYKVDLGGSGTPQINVPITSWDYGNVAVGDSSVWDMNVGNTGTAPLVIESLQIPNAVPIFSWETFPITLEPGESTGIEMIFRPTEPGSLNTSFQVLSTDPITPQVNITLTGEAVLVGPAIEIPITSHNYGAVRKNAQKRWFLEVKNIGNAMLNIESMISSEPAFFVDPNLTFPVMISPLETVQLGIWFSPPGATNYAGTLTIANNDPQNPSAIINLSGSGLDQSYPLGEPLWNFTITGNYDNSPKAIKSIRDISGDGVDDVIVCSEDNMVRCFNGNSHGTADIFWEFEIYSGNIYQQQGLVIHDDINGDGYQDVVVGTTGGDRSITAICGKTGQQIWKFATGSMWGTGGWVYQVDAAMDYNADGIADVLGAAGNDGTGTGPRRAFCVNGATGAYMWDNFFEGPGFAVMSIPDVNGDGIPDAIGGASNASETQGKVVGINGANGATLWSQSTAGSSVWGLALIDDINNDGIQDAAAGSFNGNYYGYNPVNGGILFSGSIGGSPIITRLFRIEDVDADGYADLLFGSSSSNCVIVSGFDGLNIWLKPLVDKSWNVAVIEDISGDGINDVVAGTLFSNNYVYFLDGITGNEMKSFNYGEAIDAITTIPDINDDHSMEAVVGGRNGKLFCYSGGVDAFTSVQNPSANSNFAIFSANPNPFSDFVTISIDLPEKVNFDVSIMSAGGLLIRDMGSYQTDGHNTEIHWDGENSIGSMVNPGLYFAVISIGKYHKAIKLIKQ; from the coding sequence ATGAAAAAAAATTTACTCATTGCAACAATCCCGGTGATTGCCATATTGATGGGATTTTCGCGGCTGTCTGCCCAGCATGAAAATCATTCAAAAGACTGGAGCATTGTGGCCACCTACAACCTAACCGGCAAGGTATCAGGTTTGGCTTGGGATGGGCAGTACATTTATTACGGCATTTACGGAGTCAATGGCGACAAGGTTTATCGTTTTGACCCTGCAACCGGCCAGGCTAACTTACTATTTTCCAATCCCCTCATCGGAGATTCCTATGGTATGACTTATGATGGCGAGTTCTTATGGATCATAGATCAGCCTTCGGGAAGCAGCAACCCGGCCCTGGCGAAAAAACTGGGATGGGATGGAACCATACTAACAACCATCACCTTGCCCGATCATTATATGTCAGGAATTGCTTATGATGATGGAGATTTCTGGGTGTGCACTTATTATCCCGACCCGGGTAAAGTGTATAAGGTGACCGACCAGGGAACGGTACTGTCTCAGTTTGTCCCTCCGAGCAACCAGCCATGGGACGCCTGTTTACAGGATGAATTCCTGTGGATTGCAGATTATAATGCTTACACTTTATGCAAGGTCGACACTACCAGCGGCCAGGTCATCGAATGTCATGATGCTGAGAATCAGCGACCGGCAGGGATTGTTTATGACGGGCAATACCTTTGGTATGCTGACGGCCCTACCGGAGGTCCGAGCGTATTATACAAAGTTGATCTTGGAGGTTCAGGAACCCCCCAGATCAATGTCCCGATTACAAGCTGGGATTATGGAAATGTGGCCGTTGGCGATTCTTCGGTGTGGGATATGAATGTTGGAAACACCGGAACAGCGCCGCTTGTGATCGAAAGTCTCCAGATTCCGAATGCAGTGCCAATTTTCAGTTGGGAAACGTTCCCCATTACACTCGAGCCTGGTGAATCAACCGGTATTGAGATGATATTCAGACCTACAGAACCTGGCTCGCTGAATACAAGTTTTCAGGTTTTATCCACTGATCCCATAACTCCACAGGTAAATATCACACTAACCGGAGAAGCAGTACTTGTTGGGCCGGCAATTGAAATACCCATAACGAGCCATAATTACGGTGCAGTAAGGAAAAATGCACAAAAACGATGGTTCCTCGAAGTAAAAAATATCGGAAACGCCATGTTGAATATTGAATCGATGATAAGCAGCGAGCCCGCCTTTTTTGTTGATCCAAACCTTACTTTCCCGGTGATGATTTCCCCTCTGGAAACCGTTCAACTCGGCATTTGGTTCAGTCCTCCGGGGGCGACCAATTATGCCGGTACATTGACGATTGCTAATAATGACCCACAAAATCCCTCAGCAATCATTAATCTCTCAGGCAGCGGACTTGACCAATCTTATCCACTTGGAGAGCCGTTATGGAATTTTACCATTACAGGGAATTATGACAACAGTCCGAAAGCCATTAAATCCATCCGCGACATTTCGGGTGACGGCGTGGATGATGTGATTGTTTGTTCGGAGGATAATATGGTCAGATGTTTCAACGGAAATTCTCATGGAACTGCCGACATTTTCTGGGAATTTGAAATTTATTCCGGCAATATTTACCAACAACAGGGGCTCGTCATTCATGACGATATTAATGGAGACGGATACCAGGATGTGGTGGTTGGGACGACCGGGGGCGACCGTTCAATCACGGCCATTTGCGGAAAAACCGGCCAGCAGATTTGGAAATTTGCTACCGGAAGCATGTGGGGTACCGGGGGTTGGGTTTACCAGGTAGATGCAGCGATGGACTATAATGCTGACGGGATTGCTGACGTTCTCGGAGCCGCCGGTAACGACGGCACCGGAACCGGTCCCCGCCGCGCATTTTGTGTTAACGGCGCTACAGGCGCTTATATGTGGGATAATTTCTTCGAAGGGCCGGGCTTTGCAGTGATGAGCATTCCTGACGTGAATGGCGACGGTATCCCCGATGCCATTGGCGGGGCCTCCAATGCCAGCGAAACACAGGGGAAAGTAGTGGGCATCAACGGCGCCAATGGCGCAACACTCTGGTCCCAGTCTACTGCAGGATCATCGGTTTGGGGTCTTGCACTGATCGATGATATCAATAACGACGGCATTCAGGATGCAGCAGCCGGAAGTTTTAACGGAAATTATTACGGGTACAACCCGGTGAACGGCGGAATTCTATTTTCCGGAAGTATTGGTGGCTCACCCATCATTACGCGTCTTTTCAGGATTGAAGATGTGGATGCCGACGGTTATGCTGACCTTTTGTTTGGCAGCAGCAGCAGCAACTGCGTTATTGTGAGCGGATTTGACGGATTGAATATCTGGCTCAAACCGCTCGTTGACAAATCGTGGAATGTGGCAGTAATCGAGGACATCAGCGGAGACGGCATCAACGATGTGGTTGCAGGGACGTTGTTCAGCAATAATTATGTTTACTTCCTCGACGGGATTACTGGTAACGAAATGAAATCATTCAACTATGGTGAAGCCATTGATGCCATAACTACAATTCCGGACATCAATGATGACCACTCGATGGAAGCAGTCGTTGGAGGACGGAACGGTAAGTTGTTTTGTTATTCCGGTGGCGTGGATGCCTTCACTTCTGTCCAAAACCCTTCTGCAAACTCCAATTTTGCCATCTTTTCAGCCAATCCAAACCCATTCAGTGATTTTGTAACCATCAGTATCGATCTCCCTGAAAAAGTGAATTTCGATGTCAGCATCATGAGTGCCGGAGGGCTTCTTATCAGGGATATGGGAAGCTATCAGACCGATGGTCACAACACAGAAATACATTGGGATGGGGAAAACTCCATTGGCAGCATGGTAAATCCTGGTCTTTATTTCGCAGTAATCTCTATTGGAAAATACCACAAGGCCATCAAACTCATCAAACAATAA
- a CDS encoding M48 family metallopeptidase yields the protein MKVNLKSFSLALLMAVLMYACSTVPLTGRRQLSMLPESELTAMGMTAYTDFMSQNKVSADNAQTRMVKDITGKITGAAEQYLIQNGLESRIADFRWEINLINDDTPNAWAMPGGKMVVYTGILPYTKTPEGLAVVIGHEIAHVVARHGNERMSQGLLIQTGGLALSVALAEKPAETQQLFMAAFGIGSQVGISLPFSRTHEYEADYLGLMFMAMAGYNPNAAVEFWERMSSMGGAKPPEYLSTHPSDQNRIAQIQKMMPEAMKYYKK from the coding sequence ATGAAAGTCAATTTAAAATCTTTTTCTCTTGCACTGTTGATGGCTGTATTGATGTATGCTTGCTCCACAGTGCCATTGACCGGGCGCAGGCAACTCAGTATGTTGCCCGAGTCGGAGTTAACCGCAATGGGTATGACTGCCTACACGGATTTTATGAGTCAGAATAAAGTTTCTGCTGACAATGCACAAACCAGGATGGTCAAGGATATCACAGGTAAAATCACCGGTGCAGCCGAGCAGTATTTAATTCAAAATGGGCTGGAGAGCCGGATTGCCGATTTTCGGTGGGAAATCAACCTGATTAATGATGATACCCCGAATGCATGGGCTATGCCAGGAGGAAAAATGGTGGTCTATACCGGCATTTTGCCTTATACAAAAACCCCCGAAGGTCTTGCTGTGGTTATTGGACATGAGATTGCACACGTCGTGGCACGACATGGGAACGAGCGCATGAGCCAGGGCTTGCTGATCCAAACCGGAGGTCTTGCACTTTCTGTGGCGCTTGCCGAAAAACCGGCTGAAACCCAGCAACTTTTTATGGCCGCTTTTGGCATCGGTTCGCAAGTGGGAATTAGTCTCCCTTTTTCACGTACGCATGAGTATGAAGCTGATTACCTGGGATTGATGTTTATGGCCATGGCTGGTTATAATCCTAATGCTGCCGTCGAATTCTGGGAAAGGATGTCGTCGATGGGTGGCGCCAAACCGCCGGAATACCTTAGTACTCACCCATCCGACCAAAACCGGATTGCACAGATTCAAAAAATGATGCCTGAAGCGATGAAGTACTATAAAAAGTAA
- the sucD gene encoding succinate--CoA ligase subunit alpha — protein sequence MSVLVDKHSKVIVQGFTGNEGTFHASQMIAYGTNVVGGVTPGKGGQTHLSKPVFNTVEDAVKEAGADVSVIFVPPAFAADAIMEAADAGIKVIVCITEGIPTKDMITVKEYLKCKETRLIGPNCPGVITPGEAKVGIMPGFIHSPGKVGIVSRSGTLTYEAVDQLTKVGLGQTTAIGIGGDPIIGTTTKDAITLLMNDPKTEGIVMIGEIGGTMEAEAAEYVRAHGTKPVVGFIAGATAPKGRTMGHAGAIIGGKDDTAEAKKKIMRECGIHVVDSPADIGRKMAELLGKKKS from the coding sequence ATGAGCGTTTTAGTAGATAAACATTCAAAAGTTATTGTTCAGGGCTTCACCGGGAATGAGGGTACTTTTCATGCAAGCCAGATGATTGCGTACGGAACCAATGTGGTGGGCGGCGTAACACCCGGAAAAGGAGGTCAGACCCATCTCAGCAAACCGGTGTTCAATACGGTGGAAGATGCCGTGAAAGAGGCAGGAGCTGATGTGTCGGTCATCTTCGTACCTCCCGCATTTGCTGCTGACGCCATTATGGAAGCGGCTGATGCAGGAATCAAGGTGATCGTTTGCATTACCGAAGGTATCCCCACCAAAGATATGATCACCGTCAAAGAATACCTGAAGTGTAAAGAGACACGACTCATCGGCCCCAACTGCCCGGGCGTGATTACACCCGGCGAAGCAAAAGTGGGAATTATGCCCGGCTTTATCCACTCGCCCGGAAAAGTAGGGATTGTCTCCCGTTCGGGAACATTAACCTATGAAGCTGTTGACCAACTGACCAAAGTAGGGCTTGGGCAAACTACCGCCATCGGTATAGGCGGCGACCCTATCATCGGCACCACGACCAAAGATGCCATAACCTTACTGATGAACGATCCGAAAACAGAAGGTATCGTGATGATTGGCGAGATTGGCGGAACCATGGAGGCTGAGGCTGCTGAGTATGTCAGAGCACATGGAACCAAGCCCGTGGTTGGTTTTATTGCCGGCGCCACTGCTCCGAAAGGCCGCACCATGGGGCATGCAGGTGCAATTATTGGTGGTAAAGACGATACAGCAGAAGCCAAAAAGAAAATCATGCGTGAGTGTGGAATTCATGTCGTGGATTCACCTGCGGATATTGGAAGAAAGATGGCAGAGCTGCTTGGTAAGAAGAAATCTTAG
- the mnmE gene encoding tRNA uridine-5-carboxymethylaminomethyl(34) synthesis GTPase MnmE, whose protein sequence is METKDTICALATSPGTAAIAVIRTSGSESLTIAEKIFRPAKKHFKITEAESHTIHFGTIETAEEVIDEVLVSVFRSPHSYTGEEAVEISCHGSPYIQQKIIETLINSGARMARPGEFTLRAFLNGKFDLSQAEAVADLIASNSKTSHDLAIDQMRGGFSKKIRDLRKELIGFASLIELELDFSEEDVEFVDRKKLFALIHKLKTEITSLIQSFSVGNVLKNGIPVAIIGKPNVGKSTLLNTILQEERAIVSEIPGTTRDSIEDTIIIDGVAFRFIDTAGLRNTDDEVETIGIERTHEKIRQARIILFVFDIASCSLEQIREVIDEHQHLIDDPTKRVILIGNKIDQLVEIPKGFKDLVEMETVFVSAKRKENINLISDSLLKSVNKDMLTDNTIVSNARHYEALSNSLNTITLVEDALKQNIPTDLIASDIRQALYHLGTITGEISNEDILDNIFRNFCIGK, encoded by the coding sequence ATGGAAACAAAAGATACCATTTGCGCACTTGCTACTTCGCCTGGAACGGCTGCTATTGCCGTGATTCGTACATCAGGCAGTGAATCCCTTACCATAGCGGAAAAGATATTTAGACCGGCCAAAAAGCATTTTAAAATCACGGAAGCCGAATCACACACCATCCACTTCGGCACCATTGAAACAGCGGAGGAGGTCATAGATGAAGTACTGGTGAGTGTTTTCAGGAGCCCTCACTCCTACACCGGAGAGGAAGCAGTGGAGATTTCGTGTCATGGTTCTCCTTACATTCAGCAAAAAATTATCGAAACGCTAATCAACAGTGGCGCAAGGATGGCCAGGCCGGGCGAGTTCACCCTCAGGGCATTCCTCAACGGGAAGTTCGACCTTTCACAAGCCGAGGCTGTTGCTGACCTTATTGCATCCAACTCAAAAACCTCGCACGACCTTGCCATTGACCAGATGAGGGGCGGTTTTTCAAAAAAAATACGCGACCTGCGTAAAGAACTCATTGGCTTCGCCTCGCTCATTGAACTTGAACTTGACTTCTCGGAAGAAGATGTCGAATTTGTAGACAGGAAAAAGTTATTTGCTTTAATTCATAAGCTGAAAACTGAAATCACCAGTCTGATCCAATCGTTTTCAGTGGGAAATGTCCTGAAAAATGGAATTCCTGTGGCCATCATTGGCAAGCCCAACGTGGGGAAATCCACATTGCTCAACACCATCCTGCAGGAAGAAAGAGCCATCGTGTCCGAAATCCCCGGCACTACGCGTGATTCAATCGAAGACACGATCATAATCGACGGTGTAGCCTTTCGGTTCATCGATACTGCCGGATTGCGTAATACCGATGATGAAGTAGAAACCATCGGTATTGAGCGTACACACGAAAAAATCCGCCAGGCCAGAATCATCCTTTTCGTTTTTGATATTGCCAGCTGCTCGCTCGAACAAATCCGCGAAGTGATTGACGAACACCAGCACCTGATCGACGACCCGACAAAACGGGTGATCCTGATCGGTAATAAAATTGACCAGCTTGTCGAAATCCCGAAAGGCTTCAAAGACCTGGTGGAGATGGAAACAGTATTTGTGTCGGCCAAACGCAAGGAAAACATCAACCTGATCTCCGACAGCCTCCTCAAATCGGTGAATAAAGACATGCTCACCGACAACACCATTGTCTCCAACGCCCGTCACTACGAAGCATTGTCCAACTCCCTCAACACCATAACACTGGTAGAAGACGCCCTAAAACAAAACATCCCCACCGACCTCATCGCCAGCGATATCCGCCAGGCGCTGTATCACCTGGGAACCATCACCGGCGAGATTTCAAATGAGGATATCCTTGATAATATCTTCAGGAACTTTTGCATCGGGAAATAG